CAGGTACGCGCAGCCTCCCCACACACCAATCAAGAAATATCAAGGGTGCATTTAGGCAATTAGAGGGGTCCTCACCAGCCTCTTTGCCCACAGAAGCCGGTTATTTCCTGGAGTCCAAATGTAAACAGGAATAAACAGCTCTTAATTGGTGCTTCAGTTTTTAATGGACTTCCTGATGTTAAGAGAACGAGCGAGAGTGCACTAGTTTACTTAATCACCAAGCTCTTTTCCGTTTTGTCTTGCCTGCGGTGCTTTTTACCCAGCCCAGGGAGGGAGATGTTTGTGGGTACCAGGTTTtgttcccccccccttttttttggtgTAAGTGGCATGTTGGCAATAGACAAATACCTTAATAAAAAGCTGCTCCTAAATGAAATAATTACTTCTTCTGCTTGGGCATTATGATAATTATCAATAGAATATtgaatcagctttttttttccagaaaaaaatccaaacaaacctTAAATAaggaatgttttatttaaaatctccAATTAGGGTAAACACGATGTGTAGccttttttcctccatttctgtgGCAGGTTGCAAATCCAGCTCCCTGGGAAAGGCTGTTAGCTGCTTTATAAAATGCAGACCATTTGCAGGCGTTGGAGATGGGACTTGGGGGGACAAGGTCTGTTCCTCTCCCCGGCCTTcatgctttgctttgtttgttctgAGCCTGggtcttctcctttctctctgtgctaAGTGGCAGGAAACACAGGAGTTCAGAGTTTAGGAGGTAGAAGTAACGCACTCCCAGGCTTTGTGTTAGCCAGAATATTCTTTATTAAAGTGCAAATTTGAAGGTTGCTTGTTCCTGCCTCACTATATCTCACAGCACAAGGCTTTAAATAGCCTTGCATTTAAATCATGAAGAGTAAATTTTGTATAACTTTCTGATATTAGATTTCCTTACCCTGTAGGCACGGCTAACAGTTTTGCATTCCTGGAATTCttcacatataaacaaatatatatttaaacagaTTGAAATGTATATTGTCATACTGAACATAAAGGCAGCAAGAAATTGGAAGCTGGGATTTGGGTAGAATAGAGAAAGCTTAACTTTGGCCGTTTGCCTCTGATCTTGGTGTGACTGTCAGTGTTAGGCTTGCTGAGAATGCCTGTAAAAAATGTCCCCGTTCATTTTCACATAGAACTTCATGTGTCTGTCCCTCGCTGGGGTGGGTGCTGAACTTGTGAGGAACCCACGGTGCTGGCTGGCTGATCAACTATGATGTCCTAGGCTTAGCTTTGCCTTCTAAGCCCTTTTTTCCCCTTCAACAGATAATGCTGAACTCGCTACATAAATACGAACCTCAGGTTCACGTAGTGCGTGTTGGAGGCGCCCATCGAATGGTCACGAACTGCTCCTTCCCTGAAACCCAGTTCATTGCTGTGACGGCTTATCAGAACGAGGAGGTAAGCAAGTGTGTACCCGGGTACACATCTGTGTggccctgtgtctgtgtgtgtgtgtgtcaaagttACATGGAAGTGCATGGTAGAGTTGGTGGGGCGTCTTTTTATTGTCAGTGAGTAGGAACAGTGATAAAGCTAAATAGTGAAGTCAGTGTAGAGTTTCTCATGCCTACCTCCTAAATATTCCCTAGCCTGGCTTCGCCATCCCTTGAGTTTGAATGCATCCCCTGGCGATCAAGCTGTGTAAAATCTAAGCACGGACCCTCCTACTGCTCACACGGTTTCCCTGAGAGGTGAATCAGTGTGGGGCTGGCTGAGAGAGTCAGAAATCTCCTTTGCGTGCAATGCCAGCTTCACTTCCCACCCAAACTTTCCAGGCTTAAGCCAAGAGAAATAACAGGGCATCTGCTCCTGACCTGTACCCCTTCCCCTTTTCTAGAAAGAGCTgtacttttacttttcttttcttccttcacacAGAGTCATAGGCTCTTGCAGACATCAATAGTTTGTTTGCTGTTTCTTCTTTGTGATCCCGAGCGCTGTGCCCACTTGGCTCACTTTGCGCATCGTTTGCTGTGTTTGTCCCACAGCGCAGCAGACAGTGCAGTAGTGAACCATGAGACATGGGAAGGGAAGAGACTAGGAAGAGGGAATTGTGACTTTACGGAAGTTCACGGGGAGACCAGGGCTGTGTCTGCAGTGCACTGTTTCGGTAACCCATCTTCTTGTCTTTGCAAGATAACAGCTCTCAAAATCAAGTACAACCCTTTCGCCAAGGCCTTCTTGGATGCCAAGGAAAGGTGAGTGGAAGGATTTCAGTAAGAACTTGTGAACCGAATTCTGCAAACACGGGGCTTCCTGAGCAGAACTTGAGCTTGGATTGCCTTTGCTAAAAATATGTCGCAATGGTCAGTTTAGTGCTGAAcgaactcaaaaacaaaattcagaCCAAATGACAGTAATTTGTCCCTATAGCAGCTCCTGTAGATCTACTAGAGCCTGCAGCTGTCAGTGCTTTATCAGCCTTGTTTTACTGTGGATTATTGAATGTAGCACAACCACCTAAAATGTGATTTaggttttaaataattttctctgtGCTTTCCCAACTTTTGAAGAATATGtatggtgttttattttaatttttgagacatgatctcaggcagagcagactgaccttgaactcactgtgtatctgaggatgatcttgaatttgtgatctctctgcctccatttcACAAGGGGTTacaagcatgaaccaccatgcctcaCGTATGTGGCGCTAGAACTTTGTGTGTGCTAGACAAGAATTCTACAAACTCAGCTATAGTCTCCAAACCATGAATACGGTTTCTTCATGTAGGATCTCTGTCCTGGCATGAATGGTGATCTAGCAGTTTGCGCGAGTGTCTTGCCAACTCCCCACCTTTTTTTCCATGGAGGCTAAAATGAAAGAGTAGTGTTAACCATTCTTGTCTCCTAAAGTACTGGGAGGGTCACCTTTGAACTGTCCTGACTTTACTGACCAAGCTTCAaaattttcactgttttttttttgtttgtttgttttcaagacagggtttctctatatagccttggctgttctggaactagctcagtagagcaggctggctggcctcaaactcacagaaattgacctgtctctgcctctaccaTTCCCGGCTTtcgctgatttttttttaataaaacgtctaatatttccttttccttttaaaagttatGGATTGATAGACAGCCATTTTTAATGCTATGCCACAGGAATCTGTTCTGTTCAGTGCCTGGGAACATTTTGATGACGTGGAGGACAAGCTTAGATAAGTTTTTGAGATAACAGAGGTCCTAAAGAACAAGTTGATGTATATGAGGTGACAAAATCTACATCAAAATGATAGTAGTATGCCATGATAGAAAGAATTCAGAAATCCACTGGGCTGTGgtgctcatgtctttaatcccactaTTGGTGGATCTATTATATCACATATGGATCGTCCCAAAACCCTgtgcagtttatttatttttttattattatttttttcttcaaggcagggtttctttgtgtaacagcctttgctgtccaggaactcgctctgtgaccaggctggccttgaactcagggattgaaggcgtgcaccaccactaccgcctggcccTTGTGCAGATCTTAACTATTGTTGTTACTGTCTCATCTTGTGAGGCATGTAAAAGAATCATAAAACCAATCAAATCAAAGTAAAAAGTGATGGCTGTAAGGCTAATGGGGAAGGAAAAGTAAACTTGTTACCATGTAGACTCAGTGTCCCTGGGAAGGCAACCTGGGGAGGGTAACAGCTTTGATTGTTCTTATTCCAAGAAGTTTATCACCCTCTGCAGAGAGACTTATGTGCTTTATGCGGGGCTGTAACAGACTCTGTGATCTTCATTACTCTTCCAGAAACCACCTAAAGGACATTCCGGAGGCTGTCTCTGAGAGCCAGCATGTGAGCTATTCTCACTGTGAGTGGAGGGATAGCATGTGGGAGGCATGCGGGAGACACGTGGGGCCACACGGgaagccatctctctccaggctCGTTTTCCTGTCATGATTGTGCCAGGCTTAGTCCAAACCAAGACCCCCATCGATCATTCCTCTAACCTGAGGCAAGTGTCTGCCTTTCCTAGAGTTCCTAGAGAGAAGCCAGGTTCCCAGGCTGAAGAAGCCCAAGCGAACCTTAGGTAGGACCCTGGAATGGAAGTCATAAATGTCGCACGCTCTAGCTCTCTGATAAGATCTCCTAACACGCATCCAGGCTTATTTTCTCCCTTCATGCTTTCCACTCTTGCTTCTTTGGTCTGGAGTTttcgttttctttgttttggggtcCTCATTGCAGCTTCTCAACAGGCTGTGGCCTCAGGTGTTAGAATGTAGTTGAGTTTTCTGGAGGGCGGGAGACCTGGAGCTCCTCACACCTGTGATTCTGAGGTAGCACCGGGCATTCCTGGCGGAGCCTCTTTCTCCATGCCCCAGCACAGCAGAGGCCTCATGGTGGAGCCGGACTTGTGAAGTCGCAATGGTAACCCTAGAACAGTGACAGGGAATGAGGCTGACTTCTgacatattcatttttctttttaattgaaaatagattcttctcttaaACAATACATCTGACcccattttcccctccctccagctcctcccctcctctcctctcccccagattttcttctcttccatttccttttcagAAAGGAGTAGACCTCTAAtagacaacaaccaaacacaacTAAAGAAGATACAATAGGAGGGAAAgagccccaagagcaggcaaaagagtcagagatttACCCGTTTCCACTGTTAGGGGTTCCACAAAAACATCAAGCAgacagccataacatatatgcagaagactGAGTGCTGATCTGTGGAGGCCCCGTGCTTGCTGCTGCAGTCTCTGTGAGCACATcggccctgcttagttgattcagtccTGGCTGACACGCCCTTTAGCTGGATGCTCGTGGATTGTCAGAATGATTCTTGCTGCCCTGCGAGAGCTTTGGAATTCTTCACCCCCTCCTAGCCCCCAACTGCAAGTCATCTTCTCTGCAGATTTGTCAGCAGAGCCTTGCAGAGAAGCCATTAGGAAAGCCTTTTAAAGGGACTGTAGTCAAATACTCTCTTGTTTAGGTTAGCACCAGGGTGGACCCACCCCAGCTGTACTGCTTTCAGCAAATAGCCTGAGGTGTAGATAGCGCCGGGCAGACTAACTGGTCTTGGGGTGGTGTGGGTTCTGCCTTGTTTTTGCCAAGAATCAATCCTGAGTTTTGGCTTTACCTACTGTACATCTGAATCCTGAATCTAATAATCAATATAGAGAAGTTTTAAATTTCCTCTGAAGTGTCTATGATTTTAATCTAAGAAATAGACTGATTGATAAATAGaagtatataaattataaacataCAAGAATATGAGAGCCATACAGAGACACCAGAGACTCAAGGAAAGGGCTATGTGGTTAAAACTTAGTTTGTTGGGTTACAGGAAGAGCCTCGAGGCGTctgctggtgggggtggggagatggtggTGTTCGCTGTGGAAGGGTAAAGGGAGCAAGCAGTCCCATCCTGGAGGCCAGGTTGCCTTTCGATGAATCTGTGATGGCCTGTGAAAGTCTTCTGGGTAGGTCTGATAATACCAGTAAGGGGGAGCCCCAGGGAAAGCTGCTGACTCACTTCCACATCTGGATCTCCCCACAAGAACAGCATTTTAGAGCTGTCTCCGAACACGCAGAGGGCCTACATTTGGGTGGCTACATTTGGGGTGGCTACATTTGGGGTGGTTTATCTTGATCCAGGTGGAGCTGATGAAGAAGTCAATGGGATGGGGATgctgctgcattttttttttttgaaattttttttaaaaaaaaccacatttatattttacatatacgAGTACTCTGCAGTACACCtacaggccagcagagggcaccagatcctgttacagatggttgggaggcACCATCGGATTGGTGGGAATTGtagtccgtgctcttaaccactgagccatctctccagccccaattccACTTTCACATTGCTATGATCTAGGTGATGATCCTCAGTCACTGTGCTTAAGGGGCGGCTGTGGCCCGGGCTAGCGTCCGTTTGGTATTTAAGCTGAGATGGCTTCTTGTTTCAGGACTCACATTGCTAAGTCTTAGTTTTTCTCCCAAACCCACTTAATGTAGGACGTTCTGGTCAGGATCTTCCCCAATCGTCTCTAGGAAGTGTTTTGTGGGCTTTTGAAAGTTCAGTGGAAGGTTTGTGGTGCAGAGTTAGCTCCTCATTTTCCATGCTCTCAGAATCCTATTTGTAGGCCGTGCTGGAAGACATCACTTCCCACTGGGTAGAGAAGAGAGggacctttcttcttcctgtgtaATCACATAAACAACCCGAGCATCTGCAGACAGGGAGTTATACACACATCTAATGTTTCCTAGACTAACGTTTACTTTAGTTAAGCCAGAATGACTTTTGCCATCTGATTGTGGAAgtttctgcattttcttcttgTCTATTCCAGTGGGAGGCTGGATCCTTTCCAATTCGGACGGCATGTGCACAGCGGGAAACACCAATTACCAGTATGCTAcgcctttgcctctgcctgctcCCCACACCCACCACGGCTGTGAGCACTACCCTGGCCTCCGAGGACATCGGCAGGCTCCTTACCCGTCTGCCTACATGCATAGAAACCATGCTCCCTCAGGTGTGTGGTTCAGCTAATTAAACCCTTGGGCATGTACCTCGGGGGTGCATAGCTGTTAAGAAGAAGTACCTGGAGGTGGAATTCTTTTCAtctgtagtacacacacacacacacacacaatgcatgtaTATGTAGTATTTCATATACTAATATTTGATAGGAGAGTTTAGTCTCCTCACCTTTCATGTGTGTGGAATTGATCCCAGGGCACATGCATAGTAGGCCAGGACTTTACCACTGGGCTACAGCCTCAGCCCTGTCCATGGTCTCTAATGGGCATGAAAGGCCTCGACTCAGGGTCCTGATGTACTGACCATTTTAGGCTGATGTCTAATGCTAAGTCAAGTTGTGGGGTCTGAGACACTCATCTCATTGTCCTTGAGGGCTCCTCCTTATCACTGTGTCCTGGTTCAGGAGTCTGGGTCCAGTGCAGGAGAATCACAGTCCAGTTGGTTCAAGTCTTTGATTGAGCTGGCGACATGCAGACTCCACTCCTATAATTTTCCAGTCTTATTTCAAAATTGGTATTGTCATTTTTCCTTATTGGCTGTTGTCTGGTCAGTCTTGGCCTTCTGCATTCTTAGACCCTCTCTGCAtattagatttgtttttttaaaaaaaaagaaggcagatgaaagcaaagattaatttttaattttgatcatTCATGCACCACATAACTCCCGAGGATCAGTTACATGCCGGGTTCTGCTTTAGGCACATGGAAGAGATGTTCAGATACCTTTCCCACGCGGAGGTCCCTGTCCTAACATGAATGACCAATCCCAAATACACAGATGAGTGCAGTTCATGCTGCGCCGCGGGAGAGTGCTTTCCTCCCTCAGTGACACCCGAGCTCTGCGTTTGCAGAAAGCTTCCTGGTCATGGGTGATCTCTCCCTGGAAGCTTCAGGACTGCTGCCAGTGTAGAGACAGCGGCTTAACGACCCCGCGAACTGGCAGGGCCTCGACCCCGCGAACTGGCAGGGCCTCGCTTTGCTTCCAGGTTCTTCCTTGTGCTCAGCACACGGATCTCTCTTCAGAGCCCTCTTTTAGGAAGGTGATTAAGACCCAGGCTTTCCCCCAGAGGAGCTacagaaatacataaaaaatcAATCATAATACAGGGGAATGAGTGGTCTAATGGGGGTCTCATAGCTGCAGCATCGCCTGGGAACTTATTAGCTCTCTGGTGTCTCAGGCTCCACTCTGGGGCCAGAGTGCGTGTTTTAATAAGATCCCCAGGTGCTGGTAAGCACATTAAAGTTTGGGAGACAATCTGTAAACCGCACAGACCAATGAACTGTGAGTCGGTCGGCCTGGTGGGCAGAAAGTGATGTCCACAGGGAACGGAAGCGGGAGTCACAGGAACGAAAGGGAGGATGATAGGCATTCGCTGGCAGAGATGCAGGGTGCTTCCGGGGAGGCAGTCCCCACGTGGACGCAGAAAGGTGAAAGAGCCTGGGCTCCTTAGGTGACAGATCTGGACAGAAGGTGGAGGAGGGGTACCATTGGTAAGAGCTGAGACTAAAGAGGTTGCAAGTGTCAGCAGTGAAAAGCAGCAGCATGCCCCAGGCCTGATTTCGTTTTCTGCTGCAGGACATATTGTCGGAGGTAGGGTGAtttgtaaagaaaaagaatttattcCCTCACAAGGGAAGCCAGCTAGTCCAAGACCAAGGCACTGGCCTTCCTTGCTGTTGCACTATAGCATGGAGGAGAGTGGGAAGGGGActacattcattttttatttttttttaagataaagaaTCCCCTTTCACAGTAATGGTGCCACTCCAGTCACGAGAATTCCCACAGGACCCACCTATCAACACGGTTGCATTGGGGATTAAGTTCCTAATGCATGAACGTTGGGAGACACATCTGAACCCTAGCACCAGCATTGTCAATAGGaatctcctccttcctttccccccaTGGCCCTCTATCACTCCTTCTTCatctattttcctatttttaatttaaagatttttttttattatgtatacagtattatgcctgcatgtatgcttacataacagaagagggcaccagatctcattacaggtggttgtgagccaccatgtggttgctgggaattgaattcaggaccttctgaaggacagtcagtgctcttaacttccaagccatctctccagccccgtattTTCCTTTCATATACACTACTCATTCAAATGAAGATTCAAAAAAGTACAAGGcagtattctttctttccttataaaaatatatacatttaatgtATACAGTAATATAttgatgcacacatacacacattcacacacacatacagggaaATTGTTACTATGTTCAGGGAAATcaacattcatttaaaatatgaaataggtTCTCcctgggcattggtggtgcatgcctttaatccaagcactcaagagacagagacagtcagatctctgagttcaaagccagcctggtctacagagtgagtttcagaacagccaggactacatagagaaacctgtctttaaaagaagATTCTCCTAGTAAAATTTTAGGATgtaatacattattattattattatttattttgagacagtggtTCACTtagcctaggatggccttgaagtaTGTAGCTAAggcttctggtcctcctgcccctaccatcaagtgctggggctacaggGGTGGACCTTCACGCCTGGTTTAtgcagttctggggatcaaaccttgGGCTTTGTGCACACCAGGTAAGCACTCTGCTAGtcgagctacaccccagcccacCTCACAGTATTAATTCTAGTCAACATGCTCTGTCCTTGATCTCAGCGCTGACTTGTGCCTTCCCGCATCTCCCCACCCCGGGCAGCCCCCATCCCACTCTCTGTGACTACATACCCAACGATTCTGTAGTCGACACCCAGGTGAAGCAGAATGCAGCTTTGTTCCTGGGACCTCTAAGGAGAACGAAGGCCAGGACCTCAGACATCTCCTCTAAGCTTTGGCATCCCTGGGACTTTGTTTAGGGATGCTGTTATGGTCCATTCTTGAAGGGCAACAGACGATGAAGGGAATCAGGTGGATCTGCGTCACACAGGGCACCTTGTCTATAAAGTGACGACGGCGAGGTGTTTGGGGAGGTTCTCAACTGAGCAGCACTCGGTCTGTAGTTGACATTCAATAACCACAAGCGTCTTCCTATTTTGCCATGAGATGATGTCACTGGTCGCCATATTTGCATGTTCTGTCAAGTGAAATATTATTATTTCCCCAAAGTGAATCTGATAGAAAGCTCAAGCAACAATCTGCAAGTTTTCTCGGGACCTGACAGCTGGACTTCCTTGTCCTCCACACCTCATGCCAGCATCCTGTCTGTACCCCACACCAATGGACCAATCAATCCAGGGCCCAGGTAAGCAACGCCAGGAGCTGGCTCTTAGTGGGACTTGGAGGCTTCCTGTGTCTCTCAGATCTCATGTGCGTCGCTTCCTGAATGTATCGGTTTAAGCTATTGTTTTGACAGTAAGCCAGCAGGAAATGAAAGCGACAACTGGCCAGCTCTTTTGTAACTGGGGATAAACTCTTTGTTTTATAGCCACAGCATTTTATGGGCTTTGTACCAGGGAGCAGAGTTGAGAGGTGAGGCCCTGGGATGTGAGCATGATAGAAAATCCTTATAGAATACTACATCTTGAcatcacatatttttttaaatctaacctCTACAACAGTTTCTGAGCTATGCAGAATGGTTTATTTCTGAGGATATAAAAAGTGGGATTCAGAGGTAAGAAGTTATTTGACCAAGGCCACAGAGCTGATCAGTGGTAGAGGGGCCACACCAGGTGCTTGGGAGGCAATGTCCTGCTGGTTTTATCTATCACATTGCCTGCCTTGGCCAGAGGGAGGTCATACCACTGCCATACAGTAAAAGAACCTTCCTTTGACTGCCTTAGGCATGTGAGACAGTTGCAAGGGGGTGTCAGATGATGACTCGCTGTTTGAGTCTGAGGAAGCTGTTACTAGCGGGACCAGCACCAGAATCTagccatttttttcttatttaccaTATCTCACTGAGTCTCTTGGATTTTCTGCAGAAATAGAGACTAGAGACACAGTCCTTGCCAGAAGTCCCCTTCCCATCACTGCCCATCTTTGCCCTTCTTCTCACTCTCAAGAGGTTCTGGGAATGTACATGGGCTTGTTGGTAGCATCTCTTTGCTGAAGTATCGTCACCagttcctgtctctctgtctcggCAGTCCCTACCCATGCCTGTGGACCATCAGCAATGGAGGCGGGGGCCCTGTGGCATCGAGCCCAGAGGTGCACGCCAGCACCGCAGGAACCTTTTTCCTTGGGAACCCTGCTGTCACTTCAGCTTCCTCTGTGGTCCCCACCCAAGCAACCACTGCAGCCGGGGTGGAGGTCCTGGGTGAGCCTTCACTGACCAGCATTGCTGTATCCACCTGGACAGCAGTGGCCTCGCACCCTTTTCCAGGCTGGGGTGGCCCCGGGGGAGGAGGGCGTCATTCCCCGTCTTCGCTGGAGAGTTAGGCAGGCTCCTAGGAGCCTACATCAGCAGAGAACTATATGTGTAGGTTCATAGCAATCGCATCTGCTGATTCCAGTGAGTTGGACCACAGGAACTCTTCACCCAGAGGGCCAGAGGGCTGCATGGTGACGCCAGAAGGCCTTCCAAAAAGAGTGGCTTAGTTTGGGTGATTCGGATTTTACTCCTTGCATCTCCACCATTTCCCATGGTTCCCCTGCTTTCTCTGCGCTTACCCCTGCCACGCTTAGGTTGTGAAGTCGGCTTTGTCTTTGGGCTCTGTCCactgcttccttttctctggagTTAGTGCAGGGTTAGTTGTGAGGAAAGCTCAAACTACCTAGTGAGGCTACTGGGTCTTAGCTCTGCGCAGCCTTGGAAAGGATGTGCGGCCATCAAGTCTGAGCTGCCTTCTGCTCTGATACCCTAAGATGTGAGCCCATAAAGTTAACAACAGGAAGCTGGTGTTAAAGTCAATCCCGTGTTTTTTTTGAAAGCGTGTCTGGAGTTGAGGAAATGAGGTTGACTCCCTCACTAGCTCATAATCAATGGCTCCCCATTTCCTACAGAATGAGACTTCTAAATGAGACTTTAGGTGATGCCAAGCAGTTCAAGGACAGCCCCTCAACCTCCAGCTTCAACTCCTTCCATTAAGCTTTTAGCACCAGTCAAGCAAACGGCTTTCCCGCCTCTGAACACTGCTGCATTTGCCCTCTTCTGTGCCTGAAGCAGCTCTCGCTCAGTCCCACCTGTGTGAACTGTACCTTCTTCGCCAGGACCTCCGGTGTCAGTCACCTGAGGTGAAGTGTGTCCCCTGCTCTCCCATCTTTACCTCAGGCACAGAGCTCACCTCTTTCCGCCTTGTATTTCTGTGAGCGTGTCTGTCTCCCTCATCGACTGTACGCCTCCTGAGAGTGAGGCCCAGCCTTCCTGTCATTGTGCCCATAGCCCCTGGTATTGTGCCTTGACTACCCTCGGTGCCCAATAAACATTTGCTGAGTTGAACTGGTGTGAGATGT
The sequence above is drawn from the Chionomys nivalis chromosome 5, mChiNiv1.1, whole genome shotgun sequence genome and encodes:
- the Tbx19 gene encoding T-box transcription factor TBX19, coding for MAMSELGMQKTGEGTVSRLLNVVESELQAGREKGDPTEKQLQIILEDAPLWQRFKEVTNEMIVTKNGRRMFPVLKISVTGLDPNAMYSFLLDFVPTDSHRWKYVNGEWVPAGKPEVSSHSCVYIHPDSPNFGAHWMKAPISFSKVKLTNKLTGGGQIMLNSLHKYEPQVHVVRVGGAHRMVTNCSFPETQFIAVTAYQNEEITALKIKYNPFAKAFLDAKERNHLKDIPEAVSESQHVSYSHLGGWILSNSDGMCTAGNTNYQYATPLPLPAPHTHHGCEHYPGLRGHRQAPYPSAYMHRNHAPSVNLIESSSNNLQVFSGPDSWTSLSSTPHASILSVPHTNGPINPGPSPYPCLWTISNGGGGPVASSPEVHASTAGTFFLGNPAVTSASSVVPTQATTAAGVEVLGEPSLTSIAVSTWTAVASHPFPGWGGPGGGGRHSPSSLES